The Coturnix japonica isolate 7356 unplaced genomic scaffold, Coturnix japonica 2.1 chrUnrandom604, whole genome shotgun sequence genome has a segment encoding these proteins:
- the LOC107307448 gene encoding proto-oncogene vav-like produces the protein MELWRQCAHWLVTARVLPPGHRASSPMGQVWDLAQALRDGVLLCHLLNALLPNAVPLRDICPRPQMSQFLCLRNIRLFLASCSDQFGIPKHRLFAAFDLFDGTDFRKVIDTLAALSWTPHAQNKGLIPFPTEGFNGDDETYSGLSDLIDDTAEEDDDLYDCVEAEGDDGDDVYEDLMRVEAPPANRPGPDRRQRCLQELRQTEEKYTESLEAICTHFLRPLRPFLQPQDMESVFINIEELLQLHRLFLSELKAATGGRRGGRGLAALFMAYRR, from the exons ATGGAGCTGTGGAGGCAATGCGCCCATTGGTTGGTCACAGCCCGCGTCCTGCCCCCCGGCCATAGGGCCAGCAGCCCTATGGGGCAGGTTTGGGATCTGGCTCAAGCTTTAAGGGATGGGGTCTTGTTGTGTCACCTCCTCAACGCCCTCCTACCCAACGCTGTGCCACTGAGGGACATCTGCCCCCGGCCCCAAATGTCACAG TTCCTGTGTCTCCGTAACATCCGGCTGTTTCTGGCCTCGTGCTCGGATCAATTTGGGATCCCAAAACATCGACTGTTCGCGGCCTTCGACCTGTTTGACGGGACCGACTTCAGGAAG GTGATCGACACTTTGGCCGCGTTGTCCTGGACGCCCCACGCGCAGAACAAAGGGTTAAT CCCGTTCCCCACCGAAGGCTTCAATGGGGACGACGAGACCTACAGCGGGTTGTCAGACCTCATAGA CGACACAGCGGAGGAGGACGATGATCTGTACGACTGCGTCGAGGCCGAAGGGGACGACGGGGACGATGTATACGAGGATCTTATGAGGGTCGAAGCCCCCCCAGCCAAT AGGCCGGGGCCGGACCGCCGTCAGcgctgcctgcaggagctgaggcaGACGGAGGAGAAATACACCGAGAGCCTGGAGGCCATTTGCACT CACTTCCTGCGCCCTCTTCGTCCgttcctgcagccccaggacATGGAGAGTGTGTTCATCAACATCGAG gagctgctgcagctgcaccgTTTGTTCCTGTCGGAGCTGAAGGCGGCGACGGGGGGGCGACGGGGGGGCAGGGGGCTGGCAGCGCTATTCATGGCCTATAGGAGAG